Genomic DNA from Candidatus Kryptobacter tengchongensis:
ACGGGGGAAAGTGAGGGGTCAAGCTTTATCTTTATCATTTCACCGCCCTCCGAAAACACATTTAAAAGCTCAACCTCCTCCATCCCACGACGCAGAGAATTTAAATTCGCCATTAAAAGTGAACCATAGATTTCATACATTTGAGCCCTTTGATTTTCGCTGATCTCTTTCTCAACTTTTTCAATTGTCCTCTCCGTTTTATCAAGCAAATGTTTAAGTTTATCTAAAATTGATTCCCTCTCCTTATAAAAACTTTTGTTTATCTTTGTCTCAATTACAAATTTTCTTATCGCCTCGTTTATGTCCTCAATTTCAACCTTTTTATAGTTTAAATGCGTAAGTTCAATAATTGAAAAATACCTCGGGAAAATTCCATCGTAATAAATCCTCGGCAATGGGTTGTTAAGTTCTTTATCAATCTCCTTTAGACTTATCCAGATTTTTTCAACGGTGTGGCTTTCGCTTCTGTGTAAAATTTCTCGCGCCATCAACATATCAATTGTATCAACTGCTTTGAGAAGCCGTTGCGCTGGTTCTTCAATATCCAGACTTTCCCATGTTTTTTTGAAACTCTCAAAATCATTTACAACAGCGTAATAATTTGATTCAGTTTTTTCAAACTCAAATTTTCTACCAATGTATAGCCTCGGATCTTTAAAAGATGAGATAATTTCATTTTCATTTGTGGTAAGGAAGAAATTAACTTTACCTGTGAAAAACTGAAGAAGAATTTTATGATCTGATGAAAGTAAAATCTCAATTACTCTATCTGCTCTGTGAATCTCTACATCATTTATCTTGTCACCGTAAATTTCGGGGAAAATGTCAAGCGAATTTTTTCTTGCCCTTTCAAACTTTGAACGCAAGAACATATATCCCCGCCCCGTTGCGTTGAGCTCAAGTGTAAAAGGTTCATCTTTTTCAACGGTGATATGAAGCGTATCTTTTTCCTGCGTGAATGCCTCAATTATTGTGGATTTCTCAAGCCTTGGTTTAAGCTTTTGAATCAAACATTTTAAGGTGTGGTAGTTTGTAAGCATTGTTTAAATTTGCCACTTTTTGTCCCAAATTATGACTTTTGACAAACAAAATCTATTTAAAAATTTATTGAAATCTTGGTAAAATTTTAAAAATTTTTTGGCACAATATTTGCGTTTCTTTTATATGAAGACGCACCTAAATGAGCACCTCTAAAAGTACCTTGATTTGAGCACCTTTTCTTGATTTGCTCGTTCTTTAAGATTTCAACGCCCGCCGTAGCACCTCCGTTGGCGATCGGGCGACCCTTTTTAGAGGGCGCTCGGTCGCTTTTTTATTTTTATTCTGACTTTCATGCCATTTCTGGTTTTGTGAAATTTTACCACATCGGAAAAAGCTTTGATGATATAAATTCCCCTCCCCGATTCCTTCAACAGGTTCTCATTAACGGTCGGATCCGGGATAGATTCAGGCTCAAAACCTTCACCCTCATCTTGTACCTCAATCTCAAAACTTTTTTTAAAAGACTTGAACCTAACTTTTACCTTTTTACTTGGTTCAAGTTTATTCCCGTGAACGATGGCATTTATAAACGCTTCACTTGAAGCAAGATAAAGCCTATAAAAATCCTCATCCGAAATTTTATATTTGCCTCTCAACTCATAAAGAAATTTTTCAAACTTCTTGAACGATGAAACATCCGATGGAAAATCAGCGGATTCAAATTTTGGACGGTTTTTTTTCATAAATTAATGTTTAAATTTATATTCAAATTTGGCACATCGCTTGTCTTTTCACCAAATTTTAATCTTTCAATCCAACCATCA
This window encodes:
- a CDS encoding Predicted component of the ribosome quality control (RQC) complex, YloA/Tae2 family, contains fibronectin-binding (FbpA) and DUF814 domains produces the protein MLTNYHTLKCLIQKLKPRLEKSTIIEAFTQEKDTLHITVEKDEPFTLELNATGRGYMFLRSKFERARKNSLDIFPEIYGDKINDVEIHRADRVIEILLSSDHKILLQFFTGKVNFFLTTNENEIISSFKDPRLYIGRKFEFEKTESNYYAVVNDFESFKKTWESLDIEEPAQRLLKAVDTIDMLMAREILHRSESHTVEKIWISLKEIDKELNNPLPRIYYDGIFPRYFSIIELTHLNYKKVEIEDINEAIRKFVIETKINKSFYKERESILDKLKHLLDKTERTIEKVEKEISENQRAQMYEIYGSLLMANLNSLRRGMEEVELLNVFSEGGEMIKIKLDPSLSPVENAERYFEKAKKTRASLKIAEARLERLKVNREKLKGLIEKLNNCESFEDLKRFKDGNLQDLKLFGVVRDKVAEKVGSKFRRFVVDGGFEVWVGKDAKSNDLLTLKFADKEDLWFHARGVRGAHVVLKAGKKQPSKRAIEQAAGIAAYFSEAKTSSLVPVIVTKRKYVRKPKGAPEGSVIVEREEVIMVEPKLPSEEIE
- a CDS encoding serine/threonine-protein kinase RsbW, with protein sequence MKKNRPKFESADFPSDVSSFKKFEKFLYELRGKYKISDEDFYRLYLASSEAFINAIVHGNKLEPSKKVKVRFKSFKKSFEIEVQDEGEGFEPESIPDPTVNENLLKESGRGIYIIKAFSDVVKFHKTRNGMKVRIKIKKRPSAL